In Sebaldella termitidis ATCC 33386, one DNA window encodes the following:
- a CDS encoding PH domain-containing protein: MKETIVARIRGLKESNPELFKDKVEFLMVEDEELLRTYQTSKEIIILTTKRIIFVEILGMTGKTQEYRSISYSRINSFSVETAGTFDFESKVRLWIFDSGVYELEFAKNTDIKPLLRIIGRNSL, from the coding sequence ATGAAAGAAACTATAGTTGCAAGAATCAGAGGTTTAAAGGAAAGCAATCCTGAGCTTTTTAAAGATAAAGTAGAATTTCTGATGGTAGAAGATGAGGAACTTCTTCGAACTTATCAGACGTCAAAAGAAATTATTATTTTGACTACAAAGAGAATAATTTTTGTAGAAATCCTGGGTATGACTGGGAAGACACAGGAATACAGATCTATAAGCTATTCTAGGATTAATTCGTTTTCTGTGGAAACAGCCGGAACATTTGATTTTGAAAGTAAGGTCAGATTATGGATTTTTGATTCCGGTGTTTATGAACTGGAATTTGCTAAAAATACGGATATAAAGCCGTTATTAAGAATAATAGGGAGAAATTCTCTATAA
- a CDS encoding DM13 domain-containing protein, whose product MKKILLLLGILFVSVTGFSETLTGNFVPKIHQINGSITADTNEKEIIINNFTYDGKGKDVYVVLSKGGDFKDMKVISKELKKAYVNEELKLKVNNLAKLVDQGYTTISVYTKKYKSSFGDATLAE is encoded by the coding sequence ATGAAAAAGATCTTATTGCTGCTGGGAATTTTATTTGTTTCTGTAACAGGCTTTTCAGAAACTTTAACAGGAAATTTCGTACCTAAAATTCATCAGATAAATGGCAGTATAACAGCTGATACAAATGAAAAAGAAATAATTATAAATAATTTTACATATGACGGAAAAGGGAAAGATGTTTATGTGGTTCTGAGCAAAGGCGGAGATTTTAAAGATATGAAAGTAATATCCAAAGAACTGAAAAAAGCTTATGTAAATGAAGAATTAAAATTAAAAGTAAATAATCTTGCTAAATTAGTAGATCAAGGCTATACAACAATTTCTGTTTATACTAAGAAATATAAATCAAGCTTTGGAGATGCCACTTTAGCAGAATAA
- a CDS encoding membrane lipoprotein lipid attachment site-containing protein has translation MKKIILITSLLAVLASCSSVATDKTDQADYNRGYNKNCNYQYGEGNINNANCSADTF, from the coding sequence ATGAAAAAGATAATCTTGATTACATCTTTATTAGCAGTTTTAGCATCTTGCAGTTCTGTTGCTACTGATAAGACTGACCAGGCTGACTATAACAGAGGATATAACAAAAACTGTAACTATCAATACGGAGAAGGTAATATTAATAATGCCAATTGCAGCGCTGATACATTCTAA
- a CDS encoding pyridoxal phosphate-dependent aminotransferase encodes MKFSQRILSMQYSPIRKLVPYADEAMKSGVKVYQLHIGQPDVQTPDSFFEGLHNYKEKIIKYANSRGINELLETFSKSYHKMGINLDPEDMLITHGGSEALMFTLASICNPGEEVLVPEPYYSNYESFLRSADAKLVPIETKLENNYHLPAKEEIEKLITPRTKAIMFSNPSNPTGTVLTLKEMEMIVEIAQKHDLFIISDEVYRQFIYDDIEYKSFLNMEGVEDRVILIDSISKHYSACGARIGVIASKNKDFINLALKLCQARLSVSTIEQFASANLINTIDTYLSEVKLEYKVRRDLLYNHLNEIEGVTCYKPDSAFYIFAELPVDNIEDFVIWLLTEFRYENQTLMFAPGPGFYSTPNKGLREGRFSFCTHNLTEIENGMKVLKEALKVYKK; translated from the coding sequence ATGAAGTTTTCGCAAAGAATATTAAGTATGCAGTACTCTCCGATAAGAAAACTGGTTCCTTATGCAGACGAAGCTATGAAAAGCGGTGTAAAGGTATATCAACTGCATATAGGACAGCCGGATGTCCAGACTCCGGATTCCTTTTTCGAAGGACTACATAATTATAAAGAAAAAATAATAAAATATGCCAATTCCAGAGGAATAAACGAATTATTGGAAACTTTTTCAAAATCATATCATAAAATGGGGATAAATCTGGATCCTGAGGATATGCTTATTACTCACGGCGGAAGTGAAGCGCTTATGTTTACGCTGGCCAGTATTTGTAATCCCGGGGAAGAAGTTTTGGTTCCGGAACCTTATTATTCGAATTATGAGAGTTTTCTGAGATCAGCAGATGCAAAGCTGGTTCCTATAGAAACTAAGCTGGAAAATAACTATCACCTTCCTGCAAAAGAAGAGATAGAAAAGCTCATAACACCCAGAACAAAGGCAATAATGTTTTCTAACCCGAGTAACCCCACAGGAACAGTACTTACCCTGAAGGAAATGGAAATGATAGTGGAAATTGCGCAGAAGCATGATTTATTTATAATATCTGACGAAGTTTACAGACAGTTTATTTATGATGATATAGAATATAAATCATTTCTAAATATGGAAGGCGTAGAGGACAGGGTAATATTGATAGACAGTATTTCAAAGCATTACAGTGCCTGCGGTGCAAGAATCGGTGTTATAGCATCCAAAAATAAAGATTTTATAAATCTGGCACTGAAATTGTGTCAGGCAAGGCTTTCTGTTTCTACTATAGAACAGTTTGCAAGTGCGAATTTGATTAATACCATTGATACATATCTAAGTGAAGTAAAACTGGAATATAAAGTAAGAAGGGATCTTTTATATAATCACCTGAATGAAATAGAGGGAGTGACATGTTATAAGCCTGACAGTGCTTTTTACATATTTGCGGAGCTTCCTGTGGATAATATAGAAGATTTTGTAATATGGCTTCTCACAGAATTTAGATATGAAAACCAGACTTTAATGTTTGCTCCGGGACCGGGATTTTATTCAACACCAAATAAAGGACTCAGGGAAGGAAGATTTTCATTCTGTACACATAATCTGACAGAAATAGAAAATGGAATGAAAGTACTGAAAGAAGCATTGAAGGTATATAAAAAATAA